GTCCGTTAATAATATGGGAGCATACACGGATCCCGTGCTTGCGCAATTTTTGTACGCCTTCCATATAACACTGGTAATCATGAGCCCGGTTGATCAAGCCTGCCGTTTTTTCATGGACGGTTTGTAGCCCGAGCTCAACCCATAGATAAGTTCTCTCATTCAATTCAGCCAAATATTCGACGACGTCGTCAGGAAGGCAATCAGGACGTGTGGCGATGGATATGCCTACGACTCCATCCTGCTTCAAAACGGATTCGTACTTTTCCCTCAGGACGTCAACGGGTGCATGGGTATTCGTGAACGCCTGGAAATACGCCATGTACTTTCCGTCTTTCCACTTTTGATGCATTCTTCCCTTGATGTCATGGAATTGTTTCTCTAAGGAGTCGACCCTGCTTCCGGCAAAGTCCCCGGAGCCTGCGGCACTGCAAAAAGTACAACCGCCGTGTGCAACGGTGCCATCCCTGTTCGGGCAATCGAACCCGCCGTCGAGGGCAACTTTAAACACCTTATGTCCGAAATGGTTTCGGAGGTGATAATTCCATGTGTGATATCGTTTTGAATCTGTGGCATATGGAAATGGGTTTGTCCCGATGACAAACACCTCCTAAATTTCAAGTGATATAGCGGTATGTAT
The DNA window shown above is from Rossellomorea vietnamensis and carries:
- a CDS encoding TIGR01212 family radical SAM protein (This family includes YhcC from E. coli K-12, an uncharacterized radical SAM protein.), which produces MFVIGTNPFPYATDSKRYHTWNYHLRNHFGHKVFKVALDGGFDCPNRDGTVAHGGCTFCSAAGSGDFAGSRVDSLEKQFHDIKGRMHQKWKDGKYMAYFQAFTNTHAPVDVLREKYESVLKQDGVVGISIATRPDCLPDDVVEYLAELNERTYLWVELGLQTVHEKTAGLINRAHDYQCYMEGVQKLRKHGIRVCSHIINGLPQENEEMMMETAREVAKLDVQGIKIHLLHLLKGTPMVKQYEKGLVEFMDFDQYVKLVCDQLEVIPPEMIIHRITGDGPIDLMIGPMWSVNKWNVLNAIDDELKRRDSWQGKFYKMDVKA